One Xyrauchen texanus isolate HMW12.3.18 chromosome 2, RBS_HiC_50CHRs, whole genome shotgun sequence genomic window carries:
- the LOC127653446 gene encoding uncharacterized protein LOC127653446 isoform X1, with protein sequence MQNFPNSPVPLHPGFSRGGSVVSSSYQPHPSDLQISPRASEDYAAMQQAQPNLQSHGQHLHLRSQQHLIHTSPIHGYGSRRGTGEMAQGNTHSGGAGNSYRKESMDYFLPVSGRERSRRGGAGFGAGFRYTNIDSHAPLQYQQSSGMISPYPMDYSSSSGSGVGGSNSSSGAGSFSPSQQYSMAHNTSVQSAVQMHQRQHSQKYPSHQGIHQGQHHQAYPLAGNRILPQFGHYAPINAASSSSRMYNSPPQRYDVSNSSTDAKINNSPTQSNPNSHSSSNNFENIGQSYSSSTHPPYSPQSQSLNKHAPHSQRVSQHSTGAGYDPSLKVHHHLHTKMPHSPIPSSPALPPDIAKSPMHSQNQAAHIQQNFSPISNSSPAPSAVQSPSCSSSSSPLMGNSEGNSTATHMQPSSHPSVPNNHNSQSHGRLLQAVPQRSPTPNSNSSISSCGSSVGAKTASLNHSTGIGHGVVNQSRIGLGLRGGPGEDGSLYPHDKLLQDPGLNSLNALTSQVENLPNTVQHMMLTDNVLSQKKSRDGAHYLQMQQSVPVNQNKCGNSTTVNEVSSEIEETKVDPELELKRIRQASGTSNESESHSYRSSHSQIQSELSQHGLDIKVNSGVISTASKQSTSESLTPFPQTKTPETVTPSSSSSPSVNPSAEPSPKQQLVSPPPPSPTHLAHLNCIAKRDLDNKDNNGMKVRKIKMIKDEESEVESGDPPCLGENRSENIFASTKEIQSAPPTKTEAETDEDGGNAQQLQNPSKNVNVLEQHNVGVIVSARSELHAESSKHTGAKSPRYGVSHYPNKHSCPEDQHDVKTLRALRNHNGEGEISMETYGSQYISPKQEFGQNLHLSHSNPSYTYSNPKLQYNACMSAKNKGKFETGSGMGPDRYQSYYQLQASYGSIARKDIGIFAVEGGRAIASRGQDSNSQFQQSFPSLLQEVLQGHHFDRRYGRPDQTSSVQQPQDTSQHRYQTRLPYSIIENLSSMGPQPVMGGLNVQLNQMASGKPPNANKNQGPDNEMVLDPPHPTWDSEAQRPNLTQGISLEKSKSSTTLSQSTHMQQPSDLTIAAPPKHINLADYSLQHRKPSRYGTSPSAVEQLLLQETEPLACGVGPLSQTPSQTTSSSGRRSVICDVSPSRRTTPERERGHSGTSGPSVIQQPFSSSGSNEQEYCKGEIKAKKEHNEESTKISPAGKNADDYCSTPPRKEANKSLYPPVDVDSNLQRTSHAKGNNEPTSNLPYLSQMSSNPLSSPTRHQSYSQAVDGFRAYGFSDSTDGPKIMSHPLTHRPLPTISPYSKSTPSSNKLQAFSPSLPPQNRPNWTPDRHRLKDMDRHVPQSLPDQKCKSQSPSDILLSQHHISRQHSYPGSHFDMKMWDVFPEKEGAGKPHTEVPHENFGSQHALNSATKHKEEGISDRSAEESAKPLNSVAPAGAISAAVHTGKATQGIQQGQRQAKSGVSAETNPLIMRRRVRSFISPIPAKRKHQDVSSQRPGSAYHSPLSHSDSRLASNSCTGSNDTQPKLASPKPHHPISSSSSLPQCKTKILPPRKGCGLKLEAIVQKITPSLKKANFNINSHGDSDNTEVSHYTTDIADPEGGTSFSNVPQGEEGCLSYLEDSHTLDNIMPFRTVKDTYACDSQSLKPAATTSSSSAIRGLPKDFDFGLGAAGSSGSLVGENDKDDFTLLGPLPPPPPLPCPVQESPPPSLSALSDIQQFTNTYQQLETRRSEQSAANLLRQKLLETGMGFDDYTDYYGADTGHSQSPGHHLLSHATQHQMNRLAGSESKSSESIVPKGYFPSGKKKGRPVGSVNKQKRAQAQNQNAAASIPATPLSSPIAAPQSEPTPNTEDEVPRTPTPPDQKPCTYLVPPAQTQVVKVDVESEEAQPEIDVKPAGHRQRKVKEGNETSVSVRRQRRKRRGMASKEQLDTQTDSRVNMGLCGIFSDARNNVFSPYIHVEKKIAEIGAVCTIINAEDEKSKGGGKSGHCGVDAPLNSLSSQVVRREKENERTKENWVSEKVDSVSQSGKTLPTSGHVLPGPVITETGHTGCLLCCLCQKWANYKNLGDLYGPFYPAEYVAKLPKNQPQIRQTMSHHGAATTGFIMTSISTELTPQDTRLQDPQNVKSSTDSDCTVSQATNPTSPATTIGTASPSVAEEMLLQNIKTSCSTLKVTVDTWNPAVELASELGASKELDSKIVLKQLQVEESQQRPQHRKLTSHPRFKRRHKSSEDLPRTIPINNKASLPFQPPPPSLDSLGPMAQLAQLPLVPLDAEELWVHEGCIVWTSGVYLVNGRLYGLQEALDGARDTNCSHCEMVGSTLGCYSKGCTLRYHYLCAIEADCSLNEDNFSLRCPKHKSNRIAKPGTTYLEQSERGFSSRETTPDCVTFS encoded by the exons atgCAGAATTTTCCTAATAGTCCAGTCCCTCTTCATCCAGGGTTTAGTCGAGGAGGAAGTGTGGTCAGTTCCTCATATCAGCCCCACCCTTCAGACCTTCAGATATCCCCCAGAGCCTCAGAGGACTATGCTGCCATGCAGCAAGCTCAACCTAACCTGCAGAGTCATGGGCAGCATCTTCACCTACGGAGCCAGCAGCATCTTATACATACTTCTCCTATACATGGTTATGGATCCAGAAGAGGGACTGGAGAGATGGCACAGGGAAATACTCACAGTGGAGGTGCTGGAAACTCTTACCGTAAGGAAAGTATGGATTATTTTCTTCCAGTGAGTGGGCGGGAAAGAAGCCGAAGAGGGGGAGCTGGATTTGGTGCTGGATTTAGGTACACAAACATTGATAGTCATGCTCCTCTCCAGTACCAACAGTCATCTGGAATGATTTCTCCCTACCCTATGGATTACAGCTCCAGCAGTGGCTCTGGAGTTGGAGGTAGTAATAGTAGCAGTGGTGCTGGTTCATTTTCTCCCTCCCAGCAATACAGTATGGCTCATAATACTTCAGTGCAATCAGCTGTTCAAATGCATCAACGCCAGCATAGTCAGAAATATCCCTCCCATCAAGGAATACACCAAGGTCAGCATCACCAGGCATACCCTCTGGCTGGGAACAGAATACTGCCTCAGTTTGGACACTATGCCCCCATTAATGCCGCCTCAAGCTCTTCTCGAATGTATAACTCGCCACCACAAAGATACGATGTGAGCAACAGCAGCACAGATGCCAAAATTAATAACTCGCCCACTCAGTCTAATCCAAATTCTCATTCAAGTTCAAACAATTTTGAGAATATAGGACAAAGTTACTCATCCTCTACTCATCCGCCATATTCCCCACAATCTCAGTCCCTCAACAAGCATGCCCCCCACTCCCAGCGTGTCTCTCAGCACAGCACTGGAGCAGGTTATGACCCTTCCCTTAAAGTgcatcatcatttacacactaAAATGCCCCATTCTCCTATCCCGTCCAGTCCTGCTCTGCCTCCAGACATTGCCAAATCTCCAATGCATTCCCAAAACCAAGCGGCTCATATCCAACAAAACTTCAGTCCCATATCTAACTCCTCCCCTGCTCCATCTGCTGTACAGTCTCCGAGCTGCAGTTCGTCCTCATCTCCTCTGATGGGGAATTCAGAGGGAAACAGTACAGCTACTCATATGCAGCCATCGTCCCACCCCTCTGTTCCAAACAATCACAACAGTCAAAGCCATGGACGGCTTCTGCAGGCTGTACCTCAGCGGAGTCCAACTCCCAATTCTAACAGCAGCATCAGTAGTTGTGGTAGCAGTGTAGGAGCTAAAACAGCTAGCTTGAACCACAGCACAGGGATTGGTCACGGTGTCGTAAATCAGAGCAGAATAGGACTAGGTCTTCGGGGGGGACCAGGGGAAGATGGCTCCCTTTACCCTCATGACAAACTCTTGCAGGATCCTGGTCTAAATAGCCTCAATGCTCTCACCTCTCAAGTAGAAAATTTGCCTAATACAGTGCAACACATGATGCTAACAGACAACGTGCTGTCCCAGAAGAAGAGCAGAGATGGTGCACATTATCTTCAGATGCAGCAGTCTGTGCCTGTAAACCAAAACAAATGTGGAAATTCGACCACAGTAAACGAAGTGAGTTCTGAGATAGAGGAAACAAAAGTGGATCCAGAATTAGAACTGAAGAGAATTAGGCAGGCAAGTGGAACTAGCAATGAGTCGGAGTCTCACAGCTACCGTTCATCACACAGTCAGATTCAGTCAGAACTGAGTCAGCATGGATTGGATATCAAGGTCAACAGTGGAGTCATTTCAACAGCTTCAAAACAATCTACCAGTGAGTCTTTAACACCATTTCCTCAAACAAAGACACCAGAAACTGTCACTCCTTCTTCCTCCTCATCACCATCGGTTAATCCTTCTGCTGAACCCAGCCCCAAACAACAGTTGGTTTCCCCTCCACCTCCATCTCCTACTCACTTGGCACATCTAAACTGTATTGCTAAAAGAGACCTTGATAATAAAGATAATAATGGAATGAAGGTGCGAAAGATCAAAATGATAAAAGATGAAGAAAGCGAGGTTGAAAGTGGAGATCCTCCCTGTCTTGGAGAAAATAGATCTGAGAATATATTTGCCAGTACAAAGGAAATACAGTCAGCCCCTCCCACAAAAACAGAAGCTGAGACAGATGAAGATGGGGGCAATGCACAACAGCTTCAGAATCcaagcaaaaatgtaaatgttttggaacaacataatgttGGGGTTATTGTCTCTGCGCGTTCTGAACTACATGCCGAATCAAGTAAGCACACAGGAGCCAAATCCCCACGTTATGGTGTTTCTCATTACCCAAACAAACACAGCTGTCCTGAGGACCAACATGATGTAAAAACATTAAGAGCATTAAGAAATCATAATGGAGAAGGGGAAATCAGCATGGAAACATATGGTTCACAATATATTTCCCCTAAAcaagaatttggccaaaactTACACTTAAGTCATTCTAACCCTTCATATACATATAGTAATCCCAAGTTACAGTACAATGCCTGCATGAGCGCAAAGAACAAAGGGAAGTTTGAAACAGGAAGTGGAATGGGCCCAGATAGATACCAAAGTTATTATCAGCTGCAGGCCAGCTATGGATCTATTGCTAGGAAGGATATTGGTATTTTTGCTGTGGAAGGGGGAAGGGCGATTGCATCAAGAGGTCAGGATAGCAATTCTCAGTTTCAGCAATCATTTCCTAGTCTTTTGCAAGAAGTCCTCCAAGGTCATCACTTTGATCGACGCTATGGACGTCCTGACCAGACATCTAGTGTTCAGCAACCTCAAGATACATCCCAGCATCGTTATCAAACAAGACTACCTTACAGTATTATTGAAAATTTGAGTTCCATGGGCCCTCAACCAGTTATGGGCGGACTTAATGTCCAGTTAAATCAAATGGCCTCTGGAAAACCaccaaatgcaaataaaaatcagGGCCCAGATAATGAGATGGTTCTAGACCCTCCTCATCCCACTTGGGATTCTGAAGCACAAAGGCCCAACTTGACTCAAGGTATATCCTTAGAAAAAAGCAAAAGTAGCACTACACTCAGCCAGTCCACCCACATGCAGCAGCCTTCAGATCTCACAATAGCAGCCCCTCCAAAGCACATCAACTTGGCTGACTATTCTTTGCAACACCGAAAACCATCAAGATATGGTACCTCTCCCTCTGCTGTGGAACAACTACTACTACAGGAAACTGAACCATTGGCATGTGGTGTAGGTCCTTTGAGTCAGACTCCATCTCAGACAACATCATCATCAGGAAGGCGTTCAGTCATCTGTGATGTGTCCCCTTCTCGACGGACAActccagagagagaaagaggacacTCAGGAACCTCGGGACCTTCAGTCATTCAGCAACCATTTTCATCTTCTGGATCAAATGAACAGGAATATTGCAAGGGGGAAATAAAAGCAAAGAAAGAACACAACGAGGAATCCACAAAGATCAGTCCCGCAGGTAAGAATGCAGATGATTACTGCAGCACGCCACCCCGTAAGGAAGCGAATAAGTCTCTGTATCCCCCTGTAGATGTTGATTCTAACTTACAAAGAACCAGCCATGCCAAAGGCAACAATGAACCCACCAGCAACCTGCCATACCTTTCTCAAATGTCCTCCAATCCCTTGTCTTCACCAACAAGACATCAGTCATATTCCCAGGCTGTTGATGGTTTTCGAGCTTATGGATTCAGTGACTCCACGGATGGGCCAAAAATTATGTCACACCCTTTAACACATCGTCCATTACCCACAATATCACCATATTCTAAAAGCACCCCCTCTTCTAACAAGTTGCAAGCATTTTCACCAAGTTTACCTCCTCAGAACAGACCAAACTGGACTCCTGACAGACATAGACTGAAAGATATGGACAGGCATGTTCCCCAGAGTCTGCCTGACCAGAAGTGTAAATCACAATCTCCAAGTGATATTCTGCTTAGTCAGCATCACATATCTCGACAGCACTCTTATCCAGGTTCACACTTTGACATGAAAATGTGGGATGTTTTTCCTGAGAAAGAGGGAGCTGGAAAACCACACACTGAAGTCCCTCATGAGAATTTTGGTTCTCAACATGCCCTGAATTCTGCTACCAAACACAAAGAAGAGGGCATCTCAGATAGGAGTGCAGAAGAATCTGCCAAACCTTTAAATTCAGTGGCTCCAGCTGGTGCTATTAGCGCTGCTGTGCACACTGGTAAGGCTACCCAAGGGATTCAGCAGGGACAGAGACAAGCCAAATCTGGAGTATCAGCTGAAACCAACCCTTTAATAATGAGAAGGAGAGTTAGATCATTTATTTCTCCTATTCCTGCTAAAAGGAAGCATCAGGATGTTTCAAGTCAAAGGCCAGGATCAGCATATCACTCCCCTCTGTCCCACTCTGATTCTAGACTCGCAAGCAACAGTTGCACTGGCAGTAATGATACTCAGCCCAAATTGGCATCCCCTAAGCCACATCACCCCATATCCAGTTCTAGTTCTCTTCCACAGTGCAAAACAAAGATTCTCCCCCCAAGAAAAGGTTGTGGTCTAAAACTTGAGGCAATTGTGCAGAAAATTACACCCAGTCTGAAAAAAGCCAACTTCAATATTAATAGTCATGGTGATTCTGACAATACAGAAGTTTCTCATTACACCACTGACATAGCAGACCCTGAGGGTGGCACTTCATTTTCAAATGTTCCTCAGGGAGAGGAGGGCTGTTTATCTTACCTTGAAGATTCTCATACTTTAGATAATATTATGCCATTCAGAACTGTCAAAGACACTTATGCTTGTGATTCTCAGTCTCTTAAACCAGCTGCAACAACATCTAGCAGTAGTGCCATCAGAGGTTTGCCGAAAGATTTTGACTTTGGATTAGGTGCTGCTGGCTCTTCAGGGTCTTTGGTGGGTGAAAATGATAAGGATGATTTTACCTTGTTAGGTCCCCTTCCACCACCACCTCCATTACCTTGTCCTGTACAGGAATCCCCTCCTCCATCTTTATCTGCATTGTCAGACATACAGCAGTTCACAAACACTTACCAACAGCTGGAAACTAGACGAAGTGAGCAGTCGGCTGCTAACCTACTAAGGCAGAAACTGCTAGAGACTGGCATGGGCTTTGATGATTACACAGATTACTATGGTGCTGACACTGGCCATAGTCAGAGCCCTGGGCACCACCTCCTTTCTCATGCTACTCAGCACCAGATGAACAGGTTGGCAGGTTCAGAGTCTAAATCCTCAGAAAGCATTGTGCCCAAGGGTTATTTCCCATCAGGCAAGAAAAAAGGTCGCCCAGTAGGCAGTGTGAATAAGCAGAAACGTGCCCAAGCTCAAAATCAAAATGCGGCAGCCAGCATACCTGCAACCCCTCTGAGCTCACCTATAGCTGCCCCTCAGTCTGAACCAACCCCAAACACTGAAGATGAGGTGCCCCGAACTCCAACACCACCTGACCAAAAACCCTGTACATATTTGGTCCCTCCTGCTCAAACCCAGGTGGTGAAAGTGGATGTTGAGAGTGAGGAGGCCCAGCCAGAGATTGATGTGAAGCCTGCTGGACATAGACAGAGAAAGGTAAAAGAAGGCAATGAAACCTCTGTCTCAGTTAGGAGGCAGAGAAGGAAAAGGAGGGGAATGGCTTCTAAAGAGCAGCTGGATACTCAAACTGACAGTAGGGTCAACATGGGCCTGTGTGGAATATTCTCAGATGCCAGGAATAATGTTTTCTCTCCTTACATACATGTGGAGAAAAAGATAGCGGAGATTGGGGCAGTCTGTACAATAATTAATGCAGAAGATGAAAAATCTAAAGGTGGAGGAAAATCAGGTCACTGTGGGGTCGATGCCCCCTTAAATAGCTTGTCATCTCAGGTAGTGAGAAGAGAAAAGGAaaatgaaagaacaaaagaaaattgGGTGTCTGAGAAAGTTGATTCTGTCTCTCAGTCAGGAAAGACACTTCCTACATCTGGACATGTTTTGCCAGGGCCTGTGATAACAGAGACAGGACACACTGGTTGTCTCTTATGCTGCCTGTGCCAGAAATGGGCCAATTACAAAAATCTTGGGGATCTCTATGGTCCCTTTTACCCTGCCGAGTATGTAGCCAAGCTCCCTAAGAATCAACCTCAAATCCGACAAACTATGTCTCACCATGGGGCGGCTACAACAGGTTTCATTATGACATCCATTTCAACAGAATTAACTCCCCAGGATACAAGACTACAGGACCCTCAAAATGTTAAGTCATCTACAGACAGcgattgcactgtaagtcaggcAACAAACCCAACATCCCCAGCCACCACTAttggcactgcctcccccagtgTGGCTGAGGAAATGCTTCTCCAGAATATTAAGACCAGCTGCTCTACCTTAAAGGTGACAGTTGACACCTGGAATCCGGCAGTAGAACTGGCAAGTGAACTGGGAGCATCAAAAGAACTGGATAGCAAGATTGTACTGAAGCAGCTGCAGGTAGAGGAATCGCAGCAAAGGCCCCAGCACAGAAAACTGACATCCCATCCTCGCTTCAAAAGGAGACATAAATCCAGCGAAGATTTACCTCGAACTATCCCCATCAACAACAAAGCTTCTCTGCCCTTCCAGCCTCCCCCACCCAGCCTGGATTCCCTGGGGCCCATGGCACAACTGGCTCAGCTCCCACTAGTGCCCCTGGACGCAGAGGAGCTGTGGGTGCACGAGGGCTGCATTGTGTGGACCAGTGGGGTGTACCTAGTCAATGGGAGACTGTATGGCCTTCAGGAggcactagatggtgctagagATACA AACTGCTCTCATTGTGAGATGGTGGGCTCAACACTTGGCTGCTACAGTAAAGGATGCACACTGAGGTACCATTACCTCTGTGCCATAGAGGCAG ATTGCTCTCTAAATGAAGACAATTTTTCTCTGAGGTGTCCAAAGCACAAG AGCAATAGAATTGCCAAGCCCGGAACTACATATCTGGAGCAGTCAGAGAGAGG ATTCTCCAGCAGAGAGACTACGCCTGACTGTGTGACTTTCAGCTGA